In Coffea eugenioides isolate CCC68of chromosome 4, Ceug_1.0, whole genome shotgun sequence, the genomic stretch AACCAGCGCAGCTGGAGATGATTGATAAAATAAGGTATTTTTTCATGCATCTGAGAAAACTAGAAAAATCTGGACTAGTGCCCTTAACTTGTACTATTTTGTTTACCTTTTTAGAGTGTTGCTTGGCATTGTTATGCTTCTTATGGCAATGTGTGTCATTTGATGTGCTACCCTTAGAGGTGCATAGGTGGTTTAGTGCTACCCTTAGAGGTGATAGGCAACAGTATCTTAATAACCACGCAAGGAGGGAAGGGTAGGGCTAAAAGATGAACTAAACTACTCGATATTTGAATCAAGCTCAGCTTGGTAAGAGCTCGATCGAGCTTAGTTCGCCAATTAGTCGAGTCAAGTTTGAACAGCATTTTGTGTTTGATAATATTCAAGCTCGACAAAAAGCTCATTCAAACTTGGTTCGGCAAACAAAAAAACCAagtttgaacaaaatttcaaactcattaaaataatcaaacaagcTTGAATACTTGGGTGTTCGAGTTGATTAGACTCATTTACACTCCTAGGAAAGGGAAAacaaattgttaaaaaaaaaggaaatctaGTTTGATTCCCACTCCGGAAAATGTGGTAACCAAAACAATTGTTATTTCAATGATTCCATAGGTAATTTGATTTGGATTCCACTTCTGTTCCTAGCCATGAACCAAGCGGCTCCTTACTAGACGGCCGTAATAGATGTTCTATGCTTACTGATTTATTGTTGTTGCGCttctttctccttcttcttctttttaacTTCCAACAACATTTTCCATGTTATTCTAATCTAGCTGTTTCGAACTCCTGCAATTAATGGCTTGCAGCGTGACCATGGTTGGGTATCTAACTTGCTTTTGATTCAGGGATGCTAGACGTAGACGACATAACTGATGAAGCTTGAGCCCCAAGTGCTGTATGATGTGTCGCCGGCGGATGAAAATTGATTAAGTGCGAAGTGTTGCCTCTTAATGCTGAGTGTTGCTTACAAATGAGGCAAACATATTCTATGTTTATATATTAGATATTTAACCACAACTAGGagacttttttgttgttttgaagTTGCAAGTTAtcttaagaaaaagaaagttgtgCTGCGTTAATGGTGTTACTGTGGAATGTTCACTTTAGCTAATAGTAGTGATATTACTTTGTTTGCGTTTCTGAGTTGGGTAAATTTTAATGTTGGTTGCACCACTGGAAAATGGTTTTGGGTCCTTAGACTACATcaactttaatcatttaaaatttgaaCCGCTATTATCACTAAGAGACAGATATTAAGGGAATAATTTCCCAAAAGGAtcatagaattttttttttttattattacacCCCCCTCAACAAATGTCTTGACTACGCTGCTctgtgtgtatatatgtatagcgtttcatttttttttctttccaatacTATTTTTGTCATGGAATAATTAATCATGTTAATACTGCAAAACAAGGATGCCATTATAACAACATCATCGAGGTATTTTATGTAATTCAGAATATGAATTTGGAATAGACTttgatttggaatgaaattaggtttgtttgctttccatTACGACCGTTGTCATAAAAAAAGTTAATACGATGTCATGAATGCCACTTAACATTGTTGAGCGTATGGAATGCCCAGATCGAGATTTTGTATTAGGAACAAAACCTTATTGcattaaattttcttattaatAGGATTATATTTGGAATGAATTTCCTTTTTGAACGTTGTCCTTCATTAAGCACATGCCTTGCTTTTGTTGTAAATTAACTTCCATCCAACAAAGTTGTGGGAATTCTGCTAGATATCGTTTTATAGATTCTGAATAGGTTTTGGCTTCCTTTGTGAACATGATGTACTTCGGCATCAAGGAAAATGTCGCCCCGGACGGAAGAAAGCTCTGAGATTGACCATTTTAAATGCGACTTAGATTGAGGCTCTTCTGGGGGTAGGCATCGTCTGTCTTCAGAGAAAGAGGGAGGGATTATTACATGTTTATTCGCTCTTCATTTCTGTTTGTTAATATCTCCCAATTCCCCGGGCAATCACTGGAGAAAGTAGAAGAGCTACACTCTTTCCTGCTTCTTCCGTCTCTGGTTTGGAAGTTGCTTTTGTCTTCTATGTTGTAGGATTATAGTACATTGCAACAATCTTAAGATCTGGAATGTAGAATGATTGGAGTTTATAGAATCTTTAATGAAGATTGCTAAAACAAAGAACATCCATATGGATAAGGTGTTTTCGAGGGGTTGGGCGAGGTGGGGTAGAGGGAGGAGGGTATAGAGGGGAGGGGGGATGGTGGCTGCTAGCGgtaggtggtggtggtggtggtgtttGGAAGAAGGGAGAGGATGAGggcttattttatttttattagtgTAATTGAGtgtgtttttggagttgtttttacAGTTGTTTATGGAGTCAGCATAGACTCCACAAACAAAAATagtttgtgaaaaaaaaagggcaatCCAAACAGATACAGAAATGTTTTTCCGAGTCCTATATGTACAACACATACGAGGAATATGATGCGGGTATTAGTTTGCTGAACAGAATCTTCTTGTGCCCAACTCGTACAATTATGGGTCGTCAAAGCCAGCATTTCCACCGTCCGTTAAAAAAGTGATGTAGAATTATCTCCTCGTATCAATgaagtcataaaccaaatatGCGAGGAACTGTGTTATTGGTGCATTGGCTGAGGTGGTGCCATTGGATATGCAAGGGGCACAACATAAGGGGGATGATGCCCATGAGGAAGCAGTACAGGTGTGCCAACTGCAGATGCCATGTGACCaggagcagcagcagcagcaacaaccGGATGACCTACCGGTGCGCCGTATACCCCCAATCCATGCATAGTTTGTTGTCCCCTGTGCTTCATTGCTGGTCCCAGAGCAGCAGCAACAGTAGCTGATGGGGTTGTGTTGGTTTGTTGGCCTGTTATGGGTGCCTGATGACTAGAAACATCTCCATTGTTCACGCTGGTAATATCATGGATACTGGATCTCCTTCTATCTCTACTCATAGAATTCAAACGAATGAAGTATTTCTGAGCATGGCTTGCAACCTGTGTTGGGGTTCTGGATATGACAAAGTTTCTGGAAATGCTTCTCCAATCCCCTTTCCCAAACTTGTCTAGACCAAGCAAAAATAAcctgagataaaaaaaaaatacaaagagAGTAGGCCTTAGTCCATATTTCAGACATCCAGGCTGCAATCCAAGAATTTGGGAATGAGACTAGATggatatatatgtatatgatgATACCTATGCTCTTCTTCGGTCCAAGGAATCCCTTTCCGGCGCTCTTGCTCTGACCTGGATCCTCCTTTTCCTCCTCCCTGACCACTAGAATCATGACCTAATCCTGGAAATGCACTCCTATAACCAAAATTAGAACGCCTGTCGGTAGCTGTAATGGCAGAGAAGCTTTGATGGTCCTTAGTCGACGAAGAAGCTTCTTCCCCACTGTAATTGGGAAGTGGCACAAGTCCACCTTCAATTGCTTCAACATCTTCAACAAGTGTTTTATAGTGTTGCTTCAACTCATCAATGCTTTTATTAGGAACCATAGAAGCAATCTTGTCCCACTGTTCCTTAGAGTCCCCAGTCCAGTGCATGGCAATGGCGCTCTCAAAAGCTATGTCTTCTTCTCTGCTCCATACtacagaagaagaagaagcagacATTATCCCTCTTGCTTGAAGATCCTGAATAATACTTTTGTGCCTTCTTACTAGTTTTTCAAGTTCAGTAGGGAAGTTTTATGCAGGTGGGGATGCCTCTTGATGCTTTTGTTCAGCTGAGGTTCTTTTGGGAGTTggagagaaggaaagaaaataggTGGGTAGGATAAGAGAAGAAAGTAAAAGAGAGTGCAAGATAAGAATAGGGAACCATTGTATTAAATGGAAAAGGACCACTTGTGAGGTAGAAGGGATGGGTTCATTTGTCATGTCCATACAAAGTCATGGCCAAAAAATTGCACATCCAAGAACAAGCGGAAAAAGAATCTCACGCTCTCTCTTAAGCCCTACCAAGAAATTACTTGCGCAAATAGCTACAGGCTACTTGCAGCTCCATTAACATCTCAATCCGGTGAAAGAATTTTACACATTATTGTCTGTCATTCATGTAGCGTATCAAGGGCAGTATGAAAAAGATTTCTCAAGAAACCAAGTGAAAGGTTTTCTTCAGTTCACTTATTATTTGGCATCCCCTCCACTAAGGCCATTTCAAAATGTCATTCTTCTCCTTTTAGACCATGCACAATTTGGGCATTCCGATCATGATATTAGCAGGAAAGTAAAATGCCTTCATCAAGGATTGTCTGGAAGAATTCTCGACTGTAATGATtgcaaggagaagaagaaaagaaaaagagagcgaAGCAGGCAAGCAAGCAAGACGGTTAAAATTCGAAAGAATGTCATGTTTTGTCGCTTTAAATATTTCGGACTTTTCTACACTCATTGCCTGCCTAGTCGCAATGATTGAGCAGTAGAGAAATTGGTGTTAGATGGGAGGTGAGGTCCCAAAGaatcttttttttccaaaactcttTCTATTTTCAGACAAACGCTCCGTGGCAATGCGTGTTTTTGTATCAAAGGCAGGAGTGATCATCTACAGCCATTTATATTAGTATTTTATAGCCGCCAATTGAGTCGGGATTTCATCTGCAAGGTGGAATGCATTAAAGGAAAACCTATGGCAAGGGGATATGAATGAAGGGAAATGATAGAGCAAAAGAGATTGCTCATTCCTGCTATTAAGTATTAACTACTACGTTCAAATCAAGAAATgcgtttttgaaaaaattttttttttttttttgtattcatGTTTTTATTGTTAGTTTAAGATAAATATATGATGAATATAACAAAAATTTGCTGGTCTGAAGTTTTACTTATGATTTGATATTCGAGCCACACTACGATTGCAGAGAATATTTTCTTGGACTGTTCGTGTAATCAGATATCTGCAATCTTGAGTAGACGTCAAGCAATTTACCAGAAGTCAATGATTAACCAATTCACTAAAAAGGTTTGAAAATGAGCTAAAATTGGACAACCACGAAACTTATTCCttgtttgaattgcatttttctggactttttgtagaaaaattactgtatcgatttgatatatgtgaggtaaaaatatgattgaaaaatgtgtcaAAAAAAACGTAGCAagttttctttgaaaactagCCATGCTTCCACCTTGTAAGATAAGATAACTTCTTGCACTCACAATCAGAAATTAGACAATCTGCAAATTTCAGTCTTTTATACTACTAACTATTCTATTGGGGGAGCTTTCTTACGCGCTCTAGGATTGATATGAGAGGGAGAAATGGTGCTGATTTTTACCCAAAGAACTCAGCaaagtagtaaataaacatatcaaaaatattctttctcatGGGTCACTACCCATGTCCCTGTGTGTGGAAGAAGAAAGTGATCTCTCTTTTTGAACTTTGGTTCCTTCTATTCGTGGCCTCTTCTCCTTCTCTAGTTTCTATGCTAAGGAATACGACCACATCAAGGACCTCAACCACTACTGTATCATATTTAAACCAAAAAACTGAGGTCCGGCATATAACAGCAAAGAATTGAATAAAGGATGGTATAAGAAccattaaccaaaaaaaaaaaagagtgggtACTCCTCAAAAATTCATGTGGATTAAGGGTCACGGGATTAATGTATAAAAGTTGTTACCTCAGCCCGTTTAATTATTattctgaaaattttttaaaaaaaaaaaaaaagaagagagaatcGAATGAGAGCTTCCCGAATAATCTCCGTAACTATCAACCGTCTCGTTATTGCGGATACTTTCGGCAATTGTGGTTGTTGCTCACCTTTGATTCAACATTTTGACACTTCACATGGACATGAACATGATCGATCAATCATTTCGTACTACCACACCAACTTCCAAAATTAACCATTACATCACTAATTATTGATATTGTGactatttttctttctctttggaTCAAAATCAGGAATCCCATgcacaatttttttaaaatatatatagacGCTTTCTGATTTGTTTCCTGCGTTAGAAAAATCGCTACTGAATATCAAGTAATTATGAAAATGCTTTAGCATTTATGACTTTTGTTCCCGTTTTGTGTAGATAAATAGGAGTACAATGACAAATAGAGATATTAATTGCTACTCAagctcatttttttttatttttctctacTTAAGTTGATATTATTAGCAGTATGCCCTAAAAAAACTTAGAAGTACTTCCTAGTTTGTGTTCCATACTTCCATGGTGTTAAAGTAGTCAAATTTTAAGACATTTCCTACATAGGAACTTGGTCCTCAACTAGGCACGTCAAACCCAAGACCCGGCCAAACCCAAGCCATTGATCTAGTGATTAAAGTTAAGACCCCAGAACGTAAAAGTTTTGGGTTCTAATTCTCCCGTCTCCTTCTCACTTCTTtgaaacaatatatatatatatatacatagagagagagagatagaacaTAGAAGTGTTCGTCCTAAGACCCTCCCCTCACAGTCTTATGTAGCAAAGGTCCCATTGATGTTCCAAAAAGTCACAGAATTGGCGAAGGACCGGCTGTTGATGTGTTGTATTATTAGAATATGAAATGATAGTTCTGGAGGAGGCACTTAATGAGTCACCTTCGCCCGTCAATTGCCACTCTACTCTTCATCATGAATTCAAGTGGTCTAGGGATAAGATCACATTAATTGTGGTCCATTTAACagtttttttgactttttcccCGCCTCTCAACATCAAGAGCCAAAAAGAAagtacaaaaacaaaaaaagaagaaagaaacaaacCTCATAGAACCCTCAAAAAGCTAATCAACAGTGCCATAGATCCACTTTCAAGAAAGACATCTTAAGTCTTCTCGTGAACAAATATTCCAGAATTTGAGTGCTACAACAATTAATTAGTTTACCCATAGTCACCGGCAGTATTTTTATTTCCAGTCATTCTTattaaatttcaaatattaCAGCAAGTGAAGGTTAAATTTGTGGGAAGagcgaaaagaaagaaagaacaacATTAATGAAGAACAATATCAATGAGATACGAGGGCCTACACGAGAAAGGGTGGGCGAAAACTTGAGTAGTCCCGGTCTATATATATAGAACCAATGGTTTGAAATTTGTCGCACCATTTCACCATTGAAAATGTGGCAAAATTTGAACCATTGGATCTACAAGACCGGGTCTACCCACGTCTTTGCACAGACGTTGTGGTGCCTACAAGGGAAGATATTTTCTTCAGTTGGGAAATTGACCATTGATATGTGACTTGTTTCCAGATTTAATTAGCTTAATAGTAAATCTTTGAACCAGAAAAGAACcccaacaaaagaaaaatgaaaaaagacaTCTTAGGCCaggaataaaattttttatgtgAATTGAGTCACAATTAACCAGCCACAAAAGGTAtgctacaaatttttttttttttttgtctaccACTGTCCAAATTAAACCACATTTATGATGACAGTTACTCAAGATATTCAAAAGATCCGACATGTCAAATTATCAGAACCACTCTCAGAAAGTCCAAGGATTAAAACCCTTTTAAGTTAGCTTGTATTACAACCCTTTGGTTGTAAGTTGAAGTTGAGCCCTTCTCTAGGAACATACAcaatttcaaacaaaataatGCATGAATCAAAAGAAAACCTGAAACTTGTTGCACAGAACATGCAGGCCTTCTTTCGATTAGCTGAGCCAAAAATAGACGACCTTGTGTTCCAACTGGTCTTCATGAAATAGATTAAAGTCCATCCCAAGACCAATTCATTCTAAGAAGAATGAATACCCAAAGTTTTGGTTGCCGTAGTCGATACCAATGGAATTGAACCACCGTATTCTGGAgagaaaaacaataaaaaggaaaaagtgatATGTGTATTATGTTAAAAAATGCCATATATTAGAAGAAATACCTTCAAGTGATATCACTAACCTAGAAGAAGACTGATGTTCCAAATCAGAACTCCATATCAAGTAACAAAATGAGGGTGTATACAAATGTGAAAACACCATCTCCCTCTCCCCTGCAGCACTGGGCCAGGACATTGACTTCGTTTAGACTGacctaataataataaatattcCAGATGTCATCTTGGTGAACTCGAGAACAGAACAGCACTCTGTACAAGAGGTTCCTTTGGAAGGTCCTCGCAGTCAGGAGGTCCTTGTAGAAGAGCTGCTCTGTGTGGATTCATAAGAAGAAGTTCCTGCACGTCCTTAGGAAGCATGTTAAACACAGCCAGCAAATCCCCCTTCAATTTCTGAGCAGCAGCCTCAGAGTCTACATTAGCATTAGCACTACCAGACTGCTGTGGCATAAGAAAGCAATTTACCAAAGTTATATGCCCTGCTGTAGGATGTTGAAATTAAGTTAAATGAACAAAAATGCCTTAATGAAGTCTAGCTCAACTAAATGAAATCAAGCTTAATATACAAAGGGTAATCAACGTATAACAAAGCCAAGAAATTCGGGAGCGTTTATGCCTTACAACAAGGTCAACATGCATGATAAACAAGCTATATCAGCCAGTAAAGACTGTACAGTGGCACATGGATCATCATAATTCTCCTGAAGCCTCAATTCCTTTAGCAAACAAACAAATGTTTTTTCATATAACagtttgaaagaataatttttgGAAGTCAAATAAATTACACTAGATTCAAGGCCTTTCTCAAGCTATAACTTCATTTATCATAAGGATTGCCAGAAATCACAAGAACAGTATAAAATTATTACatgtaaaatttcaagtctTTTGAACTCTTTATCTGCAAATGTGCAAGGACAAATAGTTATTAAGGTCCCAAGCATGATAGACTGTGCGGCAAACCAAGTCCGGATTAGGTCTGTACTCTGTTTAGTTTCTTATGTTTCATCACTCCCCACAACAATGAAGAAGATAGCTTGTGAAATGGAGAAAGATAATCATATTCAATAAGCAAAGCTATTAGTTACTATAATCCTAATCTCTAAAACTGCAGTACATATTTCTATTGCTTACTAGCACAAGATTCAATTTCAATACAGTTAAAAATAATTAGTTAACGACAAGGAGTCTGTTGAATGCAGAAATGCACTTACCTGCAGTTCGCCAAGAAGATGTCTCTCGATAGCATTGAAGGAATCAACAATTTCCACCTCTGACAATTGtgctataaatttttttatgtcAGTCTTCATTCTAACTTGCCTCCACAACCTAAGCTGTTCTTGCTCAGCAACAGCACGCTTCCTTCTAAACCAAGGCAAAAAGTTGTGTCCTTTCATAAACCGCCTACAGAGATATGTTAACTGTCTCAAACTCAGCTAGAACCAACATGTTGAATGCATCAGTCAAGAGTATGTGCTGTAGATAAACTGTATTTGAGTattcaaagaaagaaaacaaggacAAAGATTTAGCTGGCAAGGATGACACCATAAGCAGGTTACAAAAGATGAAGACATAATTACGTTTACCGGTATAAATCCAGCCAATTTGATCTCATCCTCTTGAGCAGAAACTTCCCCGGACCTCTTGCTGACAAGCTTGCTAAGAAATCCTCTTTATCAAAATGGGGAAGGGGAGGGGGGTCCAAAAAAGGAGATGATCCTTCAGAAGGTGTGGTTGCCCTGAAATATGGACCAAACGGGGCTAAAAAGTTGGTAGTGAGCTCCAAGAAATGCCGACGGAGTATCTCGTTGTTAACAACTGACATTGATTCCTCAACCCTTGGTGACATCCCTGCATCAATTAGCCTATTTAAAATAGATGTGTCTGGCTTTGTAATAGCAGTATAAGTGGACCAAACCGCTTCTCTGTGTTCTGTCATGAGGCAAAGAGGGCCATCCCTCCTCAATTTCACGGCATTCAAGAAATTTGAAGGCGTGAACTTCTTCAAGGAAAGTTGTGGAAGCCCAAATCCATCTTGGCCATCAGGCATTTTGCCAATGGAGGTCCGAGAAGACATAGCAGGACGATTTGAGTTTGAAGCAGGGCTTCCTACTGAAACAATGTGAGGAACATTACGAAGAGCCTTAAGGAAAAAAAGATTTGTCACCCCCAAAACCATTGGAGGGAAAGTTGCACCTTCTTGAAGTGAGTTTAACTGGGCAAATTCTGGATCATGAATCGTAAAATAAGGCCTGAAATCAACACTGCAAAGAAGTGGAGCGACCAAACTAACTAAACCAGCAACAGCTTCAGAGCACTGGGGAGGTGTAGGTGCTATGACAAGAATTGGTTCACCAATGAGTAACAATTCCCATAGCCTCCAAAGCTGCATCAAAAGCCCTCTAAATATACCAAAAAGGTCTGAATCATGGAACAGACCTTGTGGTACAgattgattagaaggaagaaaagGAGCTATAGGTGAAGTTAACTCTTCAAAGAACATTCTACCATCTAAAGGTAAACTATGAGCAGGTGGCAGGTGCACTTTAAGCGTGGCATTCCCAATAGGAAGCTCCATAAGTTGACCAGGTAAAGGAGAAGCCCAAGATGATACTGAAGCAGCAATatagttgagagctttcttccCAATGTCAAAATACAAAGGGCCCATGATTTGTAACAAAGGTCTAAATACACTAGAGTATGGGCTATGGGAAAGAATTACAACCGATTTTTGTTCGCCACCTCGCTTTAACCTTTCATCATGTCTCTGCCTATTAAATACAAATCCATATAAATACCTTGGAGCGTTATTAGACAGCTTTAGAAGCTTATTATCTTGTGATGCAATCTCGTTATCTACTTCAACTATCTCATGGGAGACTACATTTGCCGTCTGCATTTTCTCCTGCCTTCGTATCCTAAAGAAGAAGATGCAGTCATGGATGCTGGAGCGGTTATATTGTTGTGAAACAGAATCTGggaatgaactaaatgcaacTTCAAGCTCCTCATTTTGGGTCAGACACCCTGGTGGATAACACTCTTCAATGAGCTGCCCTTGCTCAAGATCAAATCTAATGATGCAAAAAGCAACTGCCCATTGCTGAAAAGCTTTTTCATCGACTTTTGCATCAGGTTCTGACCTTGCATGAAATGACGGTGACCGACTCATTTCCAGCTACTCCAAGAATGGTTTTCCAAATATCAAACGACCCCTGTGTTCCCCATTTTCAGATTAAAGTGAGCAGGGTATCCCTCATTTTACCAACCTACACAGGAAAGgacaaaaattcaaatataaccAAACAATCCTAAAAACAGGACTACATCAAGCTTGATATTAATCTGTCAAAACCAGCTTCAGTAACTTTTTACAATAAATTACATCAGCCATGAAAGCGAACAGCTACCTCACAAAAAAGTAACCAAAATGCAATCTTCCAACAAGTTAGTATGCAATGCTTGAAAGTTGAAATTTACTTAATGCAAGTGGGACTCTAGAACATTAATAAGTAAAGGAACAAACTTTCTTGAATAATGCACAATATACAGAAAACCCAGATAAATTCATGAAGTTTCAGCCTCAattcaaagaaaacaaaacaaagaaaaggaaaatgcaacTAGGTACCAAAATAGCCAACTTAATTCAACAAGAAAGCTAACAAAAATCTAGTTCTGACCTGAAAATTGTCCAAATTGACGAGCAACTAATGGTTAATTACTTCTATTGAGGAAGTCCCAGATGCCGAATATGCAAGAAACAATCCGGATCAACCCAAGAAACCTAATTTAACACAAAAAAATAAGCGGGTCTAAAGAGATTATTTAGGAGTACTAGTAAGATCCCTGAAGGTTGCTAAATAAATGTAGGTTTTATATTTGGGGGGAGTGTGGAGATATCTAACCAAAACATCCAGCTTTTAAGATTTCCAAGGGATTCAGTAGAATTGAATAGGAAAGGGTCTCTTTCATTCAGATGATGAGTATGATTGGGCTTCCCCGAAACTGGTAATTGAAGAGGGACTTCGGTTGTCTGGAATTTTtaatgtttttccttttttgttatttttctttttctttgtcacAGTTTTTTGCTACGTTTAGCTGGGAATTTAGTGGATTTACCAGCAGgggctctttttttttcttttttttttttcaaaagcaaCCAATAGAGGCTTTATAATTCAGAATTTTGGAGGCCTTTTCGTTTTTCTTTCTATTATGAAAGGGAAAGATGTGAGTAGGATCCCCTTGGGTCAAGGGGAATTTGGTATGTTTATTTTGTCTGTTTATGTtacaaaggaagaaaattcaTCACATCAAATTTAATTAAGATTGGAATTTGCAGTTTATTCCGAcagaaaaattctttttttgtttgatatttaaaattaaaTCTCTCAAAACAAAATCTTTTACATCATCCAAAAAAGTCTTTTTACGTTTGTACATGCTTTAAGAATTTGTTGAATTCATTGGATTTTCTCCATACTAGAATGATGTAGAACATTTATTGGCTCGTATCAAGCCAAGGAAAACACTCAAGATTTCAGACTTAATCATTAGAAGAACTCTCATAATTGAGAGGCCTACATGGAATACTACATTTTTCATATTAATATcccctccaaaaacaaaaatgTTCACATGGAGGTCTTAAAATCCACAGAATCATTTGGCGAACGCCGTACGTTTTCTTGGATGATGAATTAGTCAGACGGCATCAATCTACAAATACAAAAGCAGTCCCAGTGCCCGCGGAGCAGAAGAATGAGTGGCCAGATAAACATCTGCCGCTGGAAGAAGCTGATCTGGAAACCCTTCCAAGTTCCAACAATGGAGAGTACATCTTGAAGAGTGAATCTACATTTTCAACTCAATTTGCTTTGACAGGTTAATATTTCACAAGGAAGAGAGACCAATAGCACAAAAATTTTCTACTTATAATTACAACTTTCTTAAACAAAAATCAGTATCTACATATGAAAGACAATAAGAGATCACAGTATGAAAAAGACGTGACTGCAATCTATAGATGCCCTCTCTCTCGTTTCTGTTAGTTCAGTAAAGCGACACCACGTCCTGCTAAGTTTTGGAGAAAACTGCAGCATTCAGTTGCAAGAAGTCTATCCATTTGGACGACCCTCAATTCCCACCAGTTTAGAGCAGGAGCAATGAACTATACATCATACACAGGTAACTGCTCTGTGATGGGGACACGGCAAATAGGGCATTTCTTGCACTTTTCAGAGCAGGTGCTGCACCAAAACAGAataatgagagagagagagagagagagagttgtaAATTGACTGAAGTGGGATTTTGGGTTGTAGTGTTAACACTAAGTGCAATACCTGCAAAGAATGCGATGCCGACAGGGAAGAAGAACTACACTTATCTCTCTTTCAAAACAAACCCTGCATAGAACTTTTTCCTGGCCGATAAAGGAAAGGTACGCCAAGTGTTAAAGGTCAAAGCAAACATGACAGAAGGACCAACTTAAAGGAACATGCAAAGTATTTGATCAGCAGAAGTAATAGAAGGTTAGGGCAAGATAGTTGTATCTGTTCTGTTTTATCATTGAATTGGAACCAGACAATGCTGTACTAAAACATGTTGCAGGAATGGAGGAAAGCTATCCACTTCATTTGCGTTGTAGAAAGTAAAATTGTCGAAAAATTGATAGTATTACTTGCC encodes the following:
- the LOC113768824 gene encoding protein DENND6A isoform X3, with the translated sequence MSRSPSFHARSEPDAKVDEKAFQQWAVAFCIIRFDLEQGQLIEECYPPGCLTQNEELEVAFSSFPDSVSQQYNRSSIHDCIFFFRIRRQEKMQTANVVSHEIVEVDNEIASQDNKLLKLSNNAPRYLYGFVFNRQRHDERLKRGGEQKSVVILSHSPYSSVFRPLLQIMGPLYFDIGKKALNYIAASVSSWASPLPGQLMELPIGNATLKVHLPPAHSLPLDGRMFFEELTSPIAPFLPSNQSVPQGLFHDSDLFGIFRGLLMQLWRLWELLLIGEPILVIAPTPPQCSEAVAGLVSLVAPLLCSVDFRPYFTIHDPEFAQLNSLQEGATFPPMVLGVTNLFFLKALRNVPHIVSVGSPASNSNRPAMSSRTSIGKMPDGQDGFGLPQLSLKKFTPSNFLNAVKLRRDGPLCLMTEHREAVWSTYTAITKPDTSILNRLIDAGMSPRVEESMSVVNNEILRRHFLELTTNFLAPFGPYFRATTPSEGSSPFLDPPPLPHFDKEDFLASLSARGPGKFLLKRMRSNWLDLYRRFMKGHNFLPWFRRKRAVAEQEQLRLWRQVRMKTDIKKFIAQLSEVEIVDSFNAIERHLLGELQQGI
- the LOC113768824 gene encoding protein DENND6A isoform X5, with product MSRSPSFHARSEPDAKVDEKAFQQWAVAFCIIRFDLEQGQLIEECYPPGCLTQNEELEVAFSSFPDSVSQQYNRSSIHDCIFFFRIRRQEKMQTANVVSHEIVEVDNEIASQDNKLLKLSNNAPRYLYGFVFNRQRHDERLKRGGEQKSVVILSHSPYSSVFRPLLQIMGPLYFDIGKKALNYIAASVSSWASPLPGQLMELPIGNATLKVHLPPAHSLPLDGRMFFEELTSPIAPFLPSNQSVPQGLFHDSDLFGIFRGLLMQLWRLWELLLIGEPILVIAPTPPQCSEAVAGLVSLVAPLLCSVDFRPYFTIHDPEFAQLNSLQEGATFPPMVLGVTNLFFLKALRNVPHIVSVGSPASNSNRPAMSSRTSIGKMPDGQDGFGLPQLSLKKFTPSNFLNAVKLRRDGPLCLMTEHREAVWSTYTAITKPDTSILNRLIDAGMSPRVEESMSVVNNEILRRHFLELTTNFLAPFGPYFRATTPSEGSSPFLDPPPLPHFDKEDFLASLSARGPGKFLLKRMRSNWLDLYRLSTAHTLD